A stretch of the Kroppenstedtia eburnea genome encodes the following:
- a CDS encoding AbrB/MazE/SpoVT family DNA-binding domain-containing protein produces the protein MTTRVQKWGNSLAIRIPKDIADQLAIHQGSELEFIVGSHGITLKPKKQKPTLDDLLAKVTPENRHAEIDFGKEGNELI, from the coding sequence ATGACCACGAGGGTTCAAAAATGGGGGAATAGCCTTGCGATTCGCATCCCCAAAGATATTGCAGATCAATTGGCTATTCATCAAGGTTCCGAATTGGAGTTTATAGTAGGAAGCCATGGGATCACACTAAAACCCAAAAAGCAAAAGCCTACGTTGGATGATCTTTTGGCAAAAGTAACACCGGAAAACCGCCACGCTGAAATCGATTTTGGGAAAGAAGGGAATGAGTTGATCTGA
- a CDS encoding type II toxin-antitoxin system PemK/MazF family toxin has product MPTPERGDLVYLNFNPQAGHEQEGERPGIVLSPKAFNHVTGYAVVCPVTRQQKGYPFEVALPDGLVFDGVILTDQVKSLDWRARRFKIKGRAPDPVIEDCLDLIHTFLS; this is encoded by the coding sequence ATGCCAACGCCCGAACGGGGGGATCTGGTTTATTTGAATTTTAATCCGCAGGCAGGACATGAACAAGAAGGAGAGAGACCGGGAATTGTTCTGTCGCCAAAAGCATTTAATCACGTCACTGGATATGCAGTTGTCTGTCCAGTTACCCGACAACAGAAAGGATATCCCTTTGAAGTCGCCTTGCCTGATGGTTTGGTTTTCGATGGGGTGATCTTGACAGACCAAGTGAAGAGTCTGGATTGGCGGGCCCGTCGATTCAAAATCAAAGGACGGGCCCCTGATCCAGTGATTGAGGATTGTTTGGACCTGATACATACTTTTTTGTCATGA
- the rocF gene encoding arginase, producing the protein MHNNNITIVGVPMDLGADRRGVDMGPSAIRYASLKEKLTGLGYDVKDSGNLAVPTPESYDVGSSQLKYLREITQVSEELAVTVDDVIQKGRFPLVLGGDHSIAIGTIAGVAKHYKRMGIIWFDAHGDLNTADTSPSGNIHGMPLAASLGIGHPDLVNIGGFSPKVRPENVVVIGARDLDEGERVLIREQGIKVFTMHDIDRLGMGAVMEETLCIVTDGTDGVHLSLDLDGLDPHDAPGVGTPVVGGITYREGHLAMEMLAASNVLTSAEFVEVNPILDHGNRTAKAAVALIGSVFGEKVL; encoded by the coding sequence ATGCACAACAATAACATCACCATCGTCGGTGTACCGATGGATCTGGGGGCAGACCGCAGGGGGGTCGACATGGGTCCCAGTGCCATCCGGTACGCTTCTTTAAAAGAAAAGCTGACAGGACTGGGATACGATGTGAAAGACAGTGGAAATCTGGCGGTACCCACCCCTGAATCATATGATGTGGGTTCATCGCAATTGAAATATTTGCGTGAAATCACCCAGGTGTCCGAAGAATTGGCCGTTACTGTGGATGATGTGATTCAAAAGGGCCGGTTCCCTTTGGTTTTGGGAGGAGACCACAGTATCGCCATCGGCACCATCGCCGGCGTGGCCAAGCATTACAAACGGATGGGGATCATTTGGTTTGACGCCCATGGTGATCTGAATACTGCCGACACCAGTCCCTCGGGGAACATCCATGGGATGCCGCTGGCCGCCAGTTTGGGCATCGGCCACCCCGACCTTGTGAATATTGGTGGTTTTTCTCCCAAGGTTCGCCCGGAAAATGTGGTAGTGATCGGTGCCCGCGATCTCGATGAAGGGGAACGGGTGTTGATCCGTGAGCAGGGGATCAAAGTCTTTACCATGCACGACATCGATCGCTTGGGCATGGGAGCAGTGATGGAAGAAACCCTGTGCATCGTTACCGATGGTACTGACGGCGTACATCTGAGTCTGGACTTGGACGGGCTGGACCCCCATGATGCACCGGGTGTCGGGACCCCGGTTGTCGGTGGGATCACCTATCGTGAGGGACATCTGGCCATGGAAATGCTGGCAGCCTCCAATGTCCTCACCTCTGCTGAATTTGTGGAAGTAAACCCGATTCTGGATCATGGCAACCGGACCGCCAAAGCGGCTGTCGCTTTGATCGGTTCCGTATTCGGTGAAAAGGTGCTTTGA
- a CDS encoding SRPBCC family protein, which produces MTNASSKKRTDSSSRVITASPRTIYQAFMDPEALVSWLPPEGMKGRIDVFEPREGGAYQMSLIYVNPDRSMQGKTTEDTDVVRGTFLKLVANKQIVQQIKFESEDPSFAGTMTMTWTLDAIPEGTKVSIVCENVPEGITKEDHDRGLRSTLENLATFTE; this is translated from the coding sequence ATGACGAATGCGTCAAGTAAGAAGAGAACTGACTCCTCTTCAAGAGTGATTACGGCATCACCGCGAACCATCTATCAGGCATTCATGGACCCGGAGGCGCTCGTTTCGTGGCTTCCGCCGGAAGGGATGAAAGGCCGTATCGACGTTTTCGAACCCCGGGAAGGCGGAGCTTATCAAATGTCCCTCATCTACGTTAACCCCGATCGTTCCATGCAGGGTAAAACTACGGAGGACACCGATGTCGTCCGGGGGACATTTTTGAAGCTGGTCGCGAACAAGCAAATTGTGCAGCAGATTAAATTCGAGTCCGAGGACCCCTCTTTCGCAGGTACAATGACCATGACCTGGACGCTGGACGCGATCCCGGAAGGCACCAAAGTCTCCATTGTATGCGAGAACGTACCTGAAGGAATAACAAAGGAAGATCATGACAGAGGTTTAAGGTCCACTCTGGAGAATCTTGCGACCTTTACTGAATAA
- a CDS encoding SRPBCC family protein, with protein sequence MKENHPDHVPEIQKTTVFDAPIQKVWEAVSTAEGIASWFMPNDFQPEPGYEFHIQSQFGPSPCKVLELDPPHRLSFAWDEFGWVVTFELKEREGKTEFTLTHAGWKPADEILPKARQKSSVIRNIMDTGWTRLVEESLRKVVEK encoded by the coding sequence ATGAAGGAAAATCATCCGGATCATGTACCGGAAATCCAAAAAACAACGGTTTTTGACGCACCGATTCAAAAGGTATGGGAGGCGGTATCCACTGCGGAAGGGATTGCTTCCTGGTTCATGCCCAATGACTTTCAGCCTGAGCCCGGTTATGAATTCCACATCCAATCCCAGTTCGGTCCTTCCCCCTGCAAAGTGCTGGAACTGGATCCTCCCCACCGGCTCTCCTTTGCCTGGGATGAGTTCGGTTGGGTGGTCACTTTTGAATTGAAAGAGCGGGAGGGGAAAACCGAGTTCACCCTGACCCACGCCGGTTGGAAGCCGGCAGATGAGATCTTGCCAAAAGCACGGCAGAAAAGCTCGGTCATACGCAACATCATGGACACGGGTTGGACCAGGTTGGTTGAAGAAAGTCTGCGCAAGGTTGTGGAAAAATAG
- a CDS encoding class I SAM-dependent methyltransferase, with protein sequence MSGNTVEEWNAYYASGEYRQHWDYSHPSSELVTFVAAGSWPSGAAALDVGCGAGREAIFLAGQGFHVTGVDLSEEALRIARDRAEKAGVHVEWKQGNALELPVPDASVDLVNDRGCFHMIGEEDRPRYAAELARVLKPGGKVLLRGCREVQWEGQKFVLVTPEAVERHFSHAFDLSPVLPVQLITDSMPEGLNANLAVLRKK encoded by the coding sequence ATGAGCGGAAACACGGTGGAAGAGTGGAACGCTTACTATGCCAGCGGAGAATACCGCCAACACTGGGATTATTCCCATCCTTCCAGTGAGTTGGTCACCTTTGTGGCTGCGGGTTCATGGCCGTCGGGGGCGGCGGCACTGGATGTGGGATGCGGAGCGGGGCGGGAGGCGATCTTTCTGGCCGGACAGGGCTTTCACGTCACGGGTGTCGATCTGAGCGAGGAAGCCCTCCGGATCGCCCGGGACCGTGCCGAGAAAGCGGGGGTCCATGTGGAATGGAAGCAAGGGAATGCCCTGGAATTGCCGGTTCCCGATGCATCTGTCGATCTGGTTAATGACCGGGGCTGTTTCCATATGATCGGGGAAGAAGACCGTCCCCGCTATGCTGCCGAACTGGCCCGGGTGTTGAAGCCCGGGGGCAAGGTACTGCTCCGGGGGTGTCGTGAAGTGCAATGGGAAGGGCAGAAATTCGTCCTCGTCACTCCGGAAGCGGTGGAGCGCCATTTCAGTCATGCCTTCGACCTCAGCCCCGTCCTGCCCGTCCAACTGATCACAGACTCGATGCCGGAGGGTTTGAATGCCAATCTGGCGGTGTTACGAAAAAAGTGA
- the glmS gene encoding glutamine--fructose-6-phosphate transaminase (isomerizing) has product MCGIVGYIGSKQARDILVKGLRKLEYRGYDSAGIALYREGKLESEKTEGPLTALEKRLQAHPLTGHLGIGHTRWATHGKPSDENAHPHLDRRHQFAVVHNGIIENYLELKEELQNKGVTFTSETDTEVIAHLLADLDDGDLVSTVRRAVRRMRGAYALAVISREEPDKMVAVRLASPLIIGVGGGENFIASDIPAILEHTRDVYVLEDGEMAVLTREWVELTTIGGDPVDKELFHVTWDAVTAEKGGYDHFMQKEIFEQPRAIRDTLAGRMKDGVVDLSGELSFTEAELKEIDRIHLVACGTAYHTGLVGKTILEKWTRIPVEVDVASEYRYRDPLITSSTLVIVISQSGETADTLAALREAKKGGAKVLGITNVVGSSVAREADQVLMTWAGPEIAVASTKAYTTQLVALALLGLHLARAVGSLGREELSDTAAALLRLPEQADSLLADTATIERFARRIAGHEDLFFMGRGLDHAVVMEGSLKLKEISYIHSEACAAGELKHGTLALIEEGIPVIALATQQAVRDKMASNIIEVKARGAHVLGLALEGDTQVGKAVDELLTIPATLPLLTPVLAVIPLQLLAYHASVARGLNVDKPRNLAKSVTVE; this is encoded by the coding sequence ATGTGCGGAATTGTAGGATATATCGGATCGAAACAAGCCCGGGACATCCTGGTGAAAGGACTGCGCAAACTGGAGTACCGCGGTTATGATTCGGCGGGCATCGCCTTGTACCGGGAGGGAAAACTGGAATCGGAAAAAACGGAAGGGCCTTTGACCGCCCTGGAAAAGCGGTTGCAAGCCCATCCCTTGACCGGACACCTGGGAATCGGCCACACCCGTTGGGCGACTCACGGGAAGCCCTCGGATGAGAATGCCCATCCCCATCTGGATCGGCGTCATCAGTTTGCCGTGGTCCACAACGGGATTATTGAAAACTATCTGGAATTGAAGGAAGAGCTGCAGAATAAAGGGGTTACGTTTACTTCGGAAACGGACACCGAAGTGATCGCCCACCTGTTGGCGGATCTGGATGACGGGGATTTGGTGTCCACGGTTCGCCGCGCGGTCCGACGGATGAGAGGAGCCTATGCCCTGGCTGTGATCAGCCGTGAAGAACCGGACAAGATGGTGGCGGTCCGCTTGGCCAGTCCGCTGATCATCGGCGTCGGTGGCGGGGAAAACTTCATCGCCTCAGATATTCCCGCCATCCTGGAACACACCCGGGATGTCTATGTGCTGGAAGACGGGGAGATGGCCGTACTCACCCGGGAGTGGGTGGAACTGACCACGATCGGGGGGGACCCCGTCGACAAGGAACTCTTCCATGTGACCTGGGATGCGGTCACTGCCGAAAAGGGCGGCTATGATCATTTCATGCAAAAGGAGATCTTTGAACAGCCCCGTGCCATCCGGGACACCTTGGCGGGCCGGATGAAAGATGGTGTCGTCGATTTGTCCGGGGAACTCTCCTTTACGGAGGCAGAGCTGAAAGAGATCGACCGGATTCACCTGGTTGCCTGCGGTACAGCTTACCATACCGGTCTGGTCGGTAAAACCATCCTCGAAAAATGGACCCGCATCCCGGTGGAAGTGGATGTGGCATCGGAATATCGGTACCGGGATCCGTTAATCACCTCCTCCACCCTGGTGATCGTCATCAGCCAGTCCGGAGAGACGGCGGATACCTTGGCCGCCCTCCGGGAAGCCAAAAAGGGCGGGGCCAAGGTTCTGGGCATCACCAATGTGGTCGGCAGCAGTGTCGCCCGGGAGGCCGATCAGGTCCTGATGACCTGGGCCGGTCCGGAGATCGCCGTCGCCTCCACCAAGGCGTATACCACCCAGCTGGTCGCCCTCGCCCTCTTGGGTCTGCATCTGGCCCGGGCTGTCGGCAGCCTGGGCCGGGAGGAGTTGTCTGATACCGCCGCTGCCCTGCTCCGCCTGCCGGAGCAGGCGGATTCTCTCCTGGCGGACACGGCGACCATAGAGCGTTTCGCCCGCAGGATTGCCGGCCATGAGGACCTCTTTTTCATGGGACGGGGTTTGGATCATGCGGTGGTGATGGAGGGCTCCCTCAAGCTGAAGGAGATTTCCTACATCCATTCGGAGGCCTGTGCCGCAGGGGAACTGAAGCACGGGACCCTGGCTCTGATCGAAGAGGGCATCCCGGTGATCGCCCTTGCCACCCAACAAGCGGTTCGGGACAAAATGGCGTCCAATATCATCGAGGTGAAGGCGCGGGGAGCCCATGTCCTGGGCCTTGCCCTTGAAGGAGATACCCAAGTGGGCAAGGCCGTGGATGAGCTTCTCACCATCCCGGCAACCCTCCCCCTCCTCACCCCGGTGCTGGCGGTCATCCCTCTCCAGCTCCTCGCCTACCATGCCTCCGTCGCCCGCGGCCTCAACGTCGACAAGCCGCGCAACCTGGCGAAGAGCGTGACAGTGGAGTAA
- the glmM gene encoding phosphoglucosamine mutase yields the protein MGNYFGTDGIRGVANRELTPELAYRLGRAGAYVLTQQNRNEQEGKPLVVVGRDTRLSGEMLESALVAGMLSIGVDVARLGVVTTPGVAWLTKEMKASAGVMISASHNPFEDNGIKFFGHDGFKLFDSLEEEIEALLDTDEDRLPRPVGEQIGRVEDRGDAYQLYLQHLRSTIQTDLCGMDIVVDCANGAASRLAPMLLRDLGADVTAMCADPDGVNINVDCGSTHPERLRQEVLHRNAHLGLAFDGDADRLIAVDEQGKLVDGDQILCICADFMKEQGELKEDTLVTTVMSNIGLYKAMDSMGIRTEQTKVGDRYVMEKMRQGGFNLGGEQSGHIIFLDHNTTGDGMLTALQLLRVVKEKATTLNQLAQTMTRYPQILVNVPVREKEHWDQNQEIMGKIREVEQALGKDGRVLVRPSGTEPLIRVMAEGPDKQQLEYYVNKIADVIRTQLT from the coding sequence ATGGGAAATTACTTTGGTACCGATGGCATCCGAGGAGTAGCCAACCGGGAGCTCACCCCCGAACTGGCTTATCGATTGGGGCGGGCCGGCGCCTATGTGCTGACACAGCAAAACCGCAATGAACAAGAGGGAAAGCCCTTGGTGGTGGTGGGACGGGATACCCGTCTCTCCGGAGAAATGCTGGAATCGGCATTGGTTGCCGGGATGCTTTCCATCGGAGTCGATGTGGCCCGTCTCGGGGTGGTCACCACACCGGGTGTGGCTTGGTTGACCAAGGAGATGAAGGCCAGCGCCGGTGTGATGATCTCTGCTTCCCACAATCCCTTCGAGGATAACGGGATCAAATTTTTTGGCCACGATGGTTTTAAACTGTTCGATTCCCTGGAAGAGGAAATCGAGGCCTTGCTGGATACGGATGAGGACCGGCTGCCACGCCCCGTGGGCGAACAAATCGGCCGGGTGGAAGACCGTGGGGATGCATATCAGCTCTATCTCCAACATCTGCGGTCCACCATCCAGACCGATCTGTGCGGGATGGATATCGTGGTCGATTGTGCCAACGGGGCCGCCTCCCGGTTGGCCCCCATGCTCCTCCGCGATCTGGGAGCCGATGTGACCGCCATGTGTGCAGACCCGGACGGTGTGAATATCAATGTGGATTGCGGATCCACCCATCCGGAAAGGTTGCGGCAGGAAGTTTTGCATCGGAACGCACATCTGGGTCTTGCCTTTGACGGAGACGCCGACCGGCTGATCGCTGTGGATGAACAGGGGAAGTTGGTGGACGGGGATCAGATCCTTTGTATCTGTGCTGATTTTATGAAGGAACAGGGGGAGCTGAAGGAGGATACCCTCGTCACCACTGTTATGAGCAACATCGGTCTGTACAAAGCGATGGATTCCATGGGGATCCGGACAGAACAAACCAAAGTGGGTGACCGTTATGTGATGGAAAAAATGCGCCAGGGCGGTTTTAATCTTGGTGGGGAGCAATCCGGCCACATTATTTTCCTCGACCATAATACCACCGGAGACGGGATGCTGACCGCTTTACAATTGTTGCGGGTGGTCAAGGAGAAGGCAACCACCCTGAACCAGCTGGCCCAAACCATGACCCGGTATCCGCAAATTCTGGTGAATGTTCCGGTCAGGGAAAAGGAACATTGGGATCAGAATCAGGAGATCATGGGCAAGATCCGGGAAGTGGAACAGGCCCTCGGGAAGGACGGACGCGTACTGGTGCGCCCCTCAGGTACAGAACCTCTGATTCGGGTGATGGCGGAAGGGCCGGACAAACAGCAACTGGAATATTATGTAAATAAAATTGCCGATGTGATCCGGACTCAACTCACCTGA
- a CDS encoding CdaR family protein → MDKWLQNNNVIKLVALLLAIMLWLIVNDEGNLFRSKQTDNIVTNVPLTVRYDEDRFAIRKMPDSVDLYLRGHIPSMKRVTPSRFEAYVDLRNQGEGTHRDLPVKVKGVPGGVEAEVRPRTVEVSLESKRSRVVPVEVEVIGHPKPGYKVGKPVAKPERVEVRGIRSDLEKVRRVKAVVNAEGATETISRSVSLQVYGEDGEFSGVEVSPREVDVEIPVASPNLKLPLAVQYSGVPPKGLAVESVKTEPDTVTVYGTKNYLAGLKTYPGPVLDLSGMNRDRTVVMEIPVGDGAVKVEPEQITLDVKVVKGKEKTLRNIPVKIRGAKEEMQVEMVSSDRVDLTLFGAPSRLKELKAGDLKAYVDLSEQTPGEYPVPVQVEAPDFIQMADGQSPTVTVRVE, encoded by the coding sequence ATGGATAAATGGCTTCAGAACAACAATGTGATCAAACTGGTTGCCCTTTTATTGGCCATCATGCTTTGGTTGATCGTCAACGATGAAGGCAATCTCTTTCGGAGCAAGCAAACCGACAATATTGTGACCAATGTGCCCTTGACGGTCCGTTATGATGAAGATCGGTTTGCTATCCGCAAAATGCCCGATTCAGTGGATCTCTATCTCCGCGGGCACATCCCCTCCATGAAGCGGGTCACTCCCTCCCGCTTCGAAGCGTATGTAGACCTTCGCAACCAAGGAGAAGGAACCCACCGGGATCTTCCGGTGAAGGTGAAAGGGGTCCCCGGTGGGGTGGAGGCGGAGGTTCGGCCCCGGACGGTGGAGGTCAGCCTGGAATCCAAACGGAGCCGGGTGGTGCCAGTGGAGGTGGAAGTGATCGGACATCCCAAGCCGGGCTACAAAGTGGGGAAACCTGTTGCAAAGCCGGAACGGGTGGAAGTGAGGGGGATCCGGTCCGACCTGGAAAAGGTGCGGAGGGTCAAAGCGGTGGTCAATGCCGAAGGGGCCACAGAAACGATCTCCAGATCCGTATCGTTACAAGTATACGGGGAAGATGGGGAATTCAGCGGGGTGGAAGTCAGTCCGCGGGAAGTGGATGTGGAGATTCCGGTGGCCAGCCCCAATCTGAAACTCCCCTTGGCTGTGCAATATTCCGGTGTTCCCCCCAAAGGGTTGGCGGTGGAGAGCGTCAAGACCGAGCCGGATACGGTGACGGTGTATGGCACCAAAAATTATCTCGCCGGGCTGAAAACGTATCCGGGGCCCGTGCTGGATTTGTCGGGTATGAACCGGGACCGGACCGTTGTGATGGAAATCCCCGTCGGTGATGGCGCCGTCAAAGTGGAGCCTGAGCAGATCACGCTGGATGTCAAAGTGGTCAAGGGAAAAGAAAAGACCCTGCGGAATATCCCGGTGAAAATCAGGGGAGCGAAGGAAGAAATGCAGGTGGAGATGGTAAGTTCAGACCGGGTCGATCTCACGCTATTCGGTGCCCCTTCCAGGCTGAAGGAGCTGAAAGCAGGGGATCTGAAAGCCTATGTCGATCTGTCTGAGCAAACCCCGGGAGAATACCCGGTCCCCGTCCAGGTCGAAGCGCCGGATTTCATCCAGATGGCAGACGGCCAGTCTCCCACGGTGACGGTACGGGTTGAATAG
- a CDS encoding metallophosphoesterase family protein, producing the protein MENKPIGEDPLEDLQDASLGHLESMFGKMDHDVIACGHHHPGHVLRSDQTLYINPGSLGCSRDALARYAVIGVSDHGIRVKLDAAVYDKELLRRSFEKKNIPGRQYIMESFHGF; encoded by the coding sequence ATGGAGAACAAACCGATCGGGGAGGATCCCTTGGAGGACCTGCAAGATGCGTCTCTGGGGCACTTGGAATCCATGTTTGGAAAGATGGATCACGATGTGATCGCATGCGGCCACCATCATCCGGGACACGTCCTCCGCAGTGATCAGACCTTATATATCAACCCGGGCTCATTGGGTTGCTCCCGGGATGCCCTGGCCCGATATGCCGTGATCGGGGTGTCAGATCACGGAATCCGGGTCAAACTGGACGCGGCGGTTTACGATAAGGAACTTCTCCGACGATCCTTTGAAAAAAAGAATATACCCGGCAGGCAATATATTATGGAGTCATTTCACGGGTTTTAG
- a CDS encoding DinB family protein, whose product MKHPAKQWVDYHVWANQRIINRLKELPEGVYHQEIQSVFPSISEVMVHMYVTDVLWLDVMSGQDREETMTRARRTSEETKGKGLEELEKLFADLSVKYRDFLDSQEDLDRPLLLEHPQAGRLKTRLSQAVLHVVNHGTYHRGNITAMLRQQGHAGVMTDFVAYLYEAGEKTQPFGLG is encoded by the coding sequence ATGAAGCATCCTGCAAAGCAATGGGTTGATTACCATGTCTGGGCGAATCAAAGGATCATCAACCGTTTGAAAGAACTGCCGGAGGGGGTTTATCATCAGGAAATACAGAGTGTTTTTCCTTCCATTTCGGAAGTGATGGTCCATATGTACGTCACCGACGTCCTGTGGTTGGATGTGATGTCCGGTCAGGACAGGGAAGAGACTATGACACGGGCGAGAAGGACCTCGGAAGAAACCAAGGGGAAGGGGCTTGAGGAACTGGAGAAGCTGTTTGCCGACCTGTCCGTGAAATACCGGGATTTTCTCGACAGCCAGGAGGATCTCGATCGGCCACTTCTCCTCGAACACCCACAAGCCGGCCGGTTGAAAACCCGTCTCTCCCAAGCAGTTCTGCACGTGGTCAACCACGGAACCTACCACCGGGGCAACATCACAGCCATGCTACGCCAACAGGGCCACGCCGGGGTGATGACGGATTTTGTGGCGTATTTATATGAGGCGGGCGAGAAAACCCAGCCCTTTGGGTTGGGATGA
- a CDS encoding SRPBCC family protein yields the protein MTHALATVEKMDEGYVARFERHLNHPVEEVWSTLTRPEKLANWFADAVVDLKVGGTVELTFKPMGNTVSCTITEMEPRSVLAYTWGNDQLRWELVSEPGGCLLVLKEFFSVLDDHRPKDLAGWHTILDLLPAVLEGEHVEFPMSSWQQVYDRYTALLNP from the coding sequence ATGACTCATGCGCTTGCAACCGTGGAGAAGATGGATGAAGGGTATGTGGCACGTTTTGAACGCCATCTCAACCACCCAGTGGAGGAAGTTTGGTCGACACTCACCCGGCCGGAGAAACTGGCCAACTGGTTTGCCGATGCGGTCGTTGACCTGAAAGTTGGAGGTACCGTGGAACTCACCTTCAAACCGATGGGAAACACGGTATCCTGCACCATTACAGAAATGGAACCCCGGTCGGTATTGGCATATACCTGGGGGAATGATCAGCTGCGATGGGAGTTGGTTTCCGAGCCGGGTGGATGTTTGCTCGTATTGAAGGAGTTCTTCTCAGTTCTCGATGACCATCGCCCAAAAGATCTCGCCGGTTGGCATACCATCCTCGATCTGCTTCCGGCGGTGCTTGAGGGTGAACATGTGGAGTTTCCCATGTCTTCGTGGCAACAGGTTTACGATCGATATACCGCTTTGCTCAATCCGTGA
- the cdaA gene encoding diadenylate cyclase CdaA, whose translation MSILDGITQYVNDIVDILIVTYIIYKLLMLVRGTRAVQLLKGISVVLAVWMLSSLFQLSTLQWLMENLFSWGIIVVIIIFQPELRRALEQLGRGRFFNRSADEDEQMITRIVGDMVKAVSYLAKRRIGALIVIERRTGLSDYVESGIKLDADLNSEILSNIFTPKAPLHDGAVIVRRDRIAAAGCYLPLSENPFISNELGTRHRAGMGISELTDAVTIIVSEETGQISLAIQGQLERGLSEEEMISRLYEELKPSGRQTSFWNRKGEKDG comes from the coding sequence ATGAGCATACTGGATGGGATCACCCAATATGTTAATGATATTGTCGATATCTTAATCGTCACCTATATTATTTATAAGTTGTTGATGCTGGTCAGAGGAACCCGGGCCGTTCAGTTGCTGAAAGGGATTTCCGTTGTCCTCGCGGTCTGGATGTTGTCCAGTCTGTTCCAGCTGTCAACTCTGCAGTGGTTGATGGAAAACCTGTTCTCCTGGGGAATTATTGTAGTGATTATCATCTTTCAACCGGAACTTCGTCGTGCCTTGGAACAGCTTGGACGGGGACGCTTTTTCAACCGGAGTGCAGATGAAGATGAGCAGATGATCACCCGGATTGTGGGAGATATGGTCAAGGCGGTCTCCTATCTCGCTAAACGGCGGATCGGCGCTTTGATTGTGATCGAGAGGCGGACCGGCCTGTCAGACTATGTGGAATCGGGAATCAAACTGGATGCCGATCTGAATTCGGAAATCCTCTCCAATATCTTTACGCCGAAAGCTCCGCTTCATGATGGTGCTGTGATCGTTCGGCGGGATCGCATTGCAGCGGCGGGCTGCTATTTGCCCCTGTCGGAAAATCCCTTCATCAGCAATGAGTTGGGCACCCGTCACCGGGCCGGAATGGGGATCAGCGAGTTGACGGATGCCGTCACCATCATCGTCTCAGAGGAAACGGGGCAGATCTCCTTGGCGATTCAGGGACAACTGGAGCGGGGGCTTTCGGAAGAAGAGATGATCTCCCGTCTGTACGAGGAGTTGAAGCCCTCCGGCCGACAGACGTCCTTCTGGAACCGGAAGGGGGAGAAGGATGGATAA
- a CDS encoding sigma-70 family RNA polymerase sigma factor: MANARRDEKKWIALAQSGDENAFVQLIRPYEHPLYLLAYRKLKHPQEAEDIVQETLLRAYSHLNRFNRRNQFSTWIYRIASNLCIDRMRKKKADFYLDAPLEQGKETCLYQYIPASDKTPEELFFEGERRREVRQAMHELPIHYQSVMFMRYMKEMPLAEIGEALSVPVTTVKTRVHRGRKALVRQLAPTH; encoded by the coding sequence ATGGCGAATGCCCGAAGAGATGAAAAAAAATGGATCGCCCTTGCACAATCCGGAGATGAAAACGCCTTTGTCCAACTGATCCGGCCTTATGAACATCCTCTTTATCTGTTGGCTTACAGAAAACTGAAGCACCCCCAGGAGGCGGAGGATATCGTTCAGGAAACCTTGCTGCGTGCCTATAGCCACCTGAATCGATTCAACCGCCGGAACCAATTTTCCACCTGGATTTACCGGATTGCGAGCAACCTATGTATCGATCGGATGCGGAAGAAAAAGGCCGATTTTTATTTGGATGCCCCTTTGGAGCAGGGAAAGGAAACTTGCCTGTACCAATATATCCCCGCAAGCGATAAAACCCCGGAGGAACTCTTTTTTGAGGGGGAGCGGCGTCGGGAAGTCCGACAGGCCATGCATGAGCTTCCCATCCATTATCAGTCGGTCATGTTTATGAGATATATGAAAGAAATGCCCCTGGCGGAGATCGGAGAAGCATTATCTGTACCTGTCACCACTGTAAAAACCAGAGTTCATCGTGGGAGAAAAGCCCTCGTCAGACAGCTTGCGCCCACTCATTGA